tgacccctcctaaagtttagtaccctgcgtccaaacacccccttagtctagGGACCGAAGGAACCAAACAGGCACTCACACGATAACAGGAAAGGAAAAGGCACATCACGCACGCTGGCGAACATAGAGTAGCGCGAGGAACAACACACACACCCAGAGCGCCAATACAGAACGAGCCCCGAGCAAGGGGAACCCATCACACACACCGTCAGGCACGGCTCAGCAGCCGAATAGACTTCCGGGACGATTGCAGCTCTTTCATTAGCTTGCTTTAGTAGCTGAGAACATTATATAGAATCCATTCCTGACAAATTCGAAATCAACCAGGCCACATGCTCTGCAGAGATCTTCAAGCTCCGCTTCGGATAAGAAGATATTCATGCCAGTGATTCGGCTTATGTACTGCAAGATAATTCCAAGAGAAAGTTTGACCTCCCATGCGCTGACTTGGAGGTGTCAAAACACTAAAGAATCACTTGACGTTTGATGTTAGTTGATATCTTGTTGTCGCGTGAAAACCATTACGTGTGGATGATTAGCAGTAGGACATTACCGGGCGTCCGATCCTCAATATCGGAATGGCTAGTGGAATATCTTCTACGAAAGTAGAAGCAACAAGAACTCCCCCTGGACGAAGTACTCTACTAATTTCTGCAACCTGTGGAAACATCATCAATATAATAAGAACTTGCACCAATCGTCACCAGGTACGGGGGAGAGAAATTGGGTAAAGAGGATGCCAATTAATCCTATGGCAGCATGTAGTTTTCCTACATCTATTTCGTATGGATGTAGGCAAACTAGCATGCTGCCATAACTTTGAGTGCACGGAAGAATGTGGAGTTGTTATGGCATCATGGTCAAGTCCAGGGCCACCAGTTTGGCAGTAGGTAGCAGCATCAACCAGCCGCAACATTATCCTACGTTGGTCTAGAATTGGTTTGTACCATGATATATATTAGGAGGATAAGACCAGTTAGTTCAGGTTGTTAATTTGTTAATTCAATCTGTCAGCATCTCGCGTTAGGGGTTAGTTTGTTAATtcaatatgttttttttttacgaaaCGTTAATTCAATATGTTAGCATCTCGTGTTTAGGGGTTGGCTACAAAGGCATAGCCGCATCACCAGTTAGAGGGCAAGAATTAAGATCTAAACTACTCACCGCCTCCTAGGGAGGACGAGTTAGATAACTCTTAAATTTTGCTAAATTATCTTCCACAACAGGAGCACTCATTTATGATGGTTAATACAGAACATACATGATGATGCAATTAAGAAACACGTAAACCAATGAGAATTTTTTGTTTGTGATATGCGATTCAAGTATCGATCTTACAGCACAAGATGGGGATGGCCAACAATGAATTGCAGCACCTGCATGCACGGCATCAATTGAGCCATTCACAAAAGGGAGCCTGGATATGTCAGCCCTCACCAATGCTAATCTCCTGAAACAGAAGCAGAGGAAAATTAGAGTTTGCATTTGACATTATAATAAACTAATAACCACGGACACGCAATTAGATGGCATGAATACTGACATAGTGACATGACGGAATAAATGGTTACTGTGAATAAAACATGACAAAGTTACAGAAAGAAAACTAATGATCAAAGCCATACTCATCTGAAATGTTTTCGTGCTCGACATATTCTTTGCACTGCTTCAACATATTCTCTGAGAAATCTAATGCCACAACAAGAGAATATAATCCACTCTTAATAAATAATCTTGAAAACAGGCCACTTCCACAACTCGCATCAACAATAGTCCCTCCAATAGTTGGATTCAAATAAGTTTTTGCCATTTCAAACTGCAGGTATAGCGATGTTCAGAAAGTCTGCAAAATTGTATGCTCATAATGCTTAAATGCACACCTAACCTGCTAAATAAATTGAACCTGGATCAAGCCTGGATTGTGGGTTTAGGGCCAAGCTAAGAATGACATTTTAGATTCTTAGTTACTATGGGCAAGGCTGCATCATGGCCAACAATACCCAGCTCACCTGAAAATGAACAGGCCTGGTGCCTCAGCATCAGCAGCCCAACAGTTAAAATGGGCCCAACCTGAATGCAACAAGGCCTTTTTTTTCCTAGCATGGCAATTCCCAGAAAATGCTCAGGTTTAAGTAAAATACGGTGATCATATTTTTTAATGACTTGTTGCAGCTTACCACCAGACAAGTACTGATTGACATAGCTCGAGTACCATATTTTCCTCATTGGGAAAGAAAGGTAAGCTACTAATCAAACTACATAGTGATGACTGTGAGACTGTTTGACAGATGGAATTGAACATCCTTATGCATAcaatgggcctgttcgcttcagcttataagccggctgaaaagctgaaacggctgatttgttgtgagaggaaaacactgtttggtggctgataagccggctgaataagctgaagcgaacaggccgaataTAATTAAGAGTATGACCTCTCTCGTTCGGCCCGGGAAACCACCCCATCTGAACGTTTGGCGCCATCCTCTCTCGTAAAGGAATGATACCAGCGAAGTCCTGTTCAAATATTCATCTGTAAGGACGAAGAAATAATTTTGGTAGAACTAATAATTTACAAAAGCAGAGTTATATTCTTGGTCCCCCTGCTCCCAAGCAGAAACAGTTCAGCAGACATTGATACTAGTAACAACTTGTGACCTTTTACTGGATCTATTTCTGAACCGACATTTACTCGATCATTCCCTATGTCTCTATGGGCAACAAATCTTGTCTGATGTGACATTTTTAAGGTTTTATAAAGACGTGAAGAGTTCTTGCACTATTGATTTAGAGGTGCCATTGGCATGTTTTCAGCATTAGTTAGGAGTAATTATTAAAAGAATTGCAATTCTCAGAGAACTGAAGCAGAGACTGTGAATCATGCTCATCTGAAAAAGAAGACCCAGTGAATCATGCCCTTAATTtgaccccttgtttacttggcaaatttgggaggtgccaaattactgttacagcactgtagcacactgtagcgtttcgtttgtatttgtgaattattatccaaatattgactaattaggcttaaaagattcgtctcgcaaagtacaacaaaactgtgcaattagtttttaatttcgtctacatttagtactccatgcatgtaccgtaagtttgatgtgatgaggaatcttctttttgcatagtgtcaaagttgggagttaggggtgaagtaaacaaggggtcaCCCCGGAGACACTACAATTCCCAAGTTGCTGCAGATCAAATTTCCTCTGTTAATTCCTGCAGCCCCTCATTTCAGCCAAACTCACCAAGCTAACGAATCCCAGAAGAAACAATCCTCTTTACCTGAATAACTCCGTCGCTGCAGGCATGGACTCCGTGTACTCGGTTGAACCAACTGCTACTGTAAGATCCCAGTAATCCTGCTTATTTGGGTAGACTTTTTTGCAGGTAGAACACTCCAGACTAGAAGCATCACTATAAAGGAACAAACAGTCAGACTGGGGATCAATTGGTGGTAGCGAGACAAAATACGAAAATTCCGCTTACCCTGACTGATCGCTCGCGCTCACGAAGGGGTAGTAGCAGATTGGGCACGCCAGCTTGCTCAGCTTCATCTCCGGCACCGTTTCGACCAAAAGTTCCTGAAAATGCTACCATATTCACTTGCCGCAGAGCGTGGGGTCCGAGTGGGCTCTTTGCCTGCTCGACAGAAT
The genomic region above belongs to Setaria italica strain Yugu1 chromosome VI, Setaria_italica_v2.0, whole genome shotgun sequence and contains:
- the LOC101780336 gene encoding uncharacterized methyltransferase At1g78140, chloroplastic, translated to ISSLPAVRIPLRLLPRRPPLHHLSQPPSKAATPAAAPPRASVPPTVTADAPDEEVAELLVETVPEMKLSKLACPICYYPFVSASDQSGDASSLECSTCKKVYPNKQDYWDLTVAVGSTEYTESMPAATELFRTSLVSFLYERGWRQTFRWGGFPGRTREFEMAKTYLNPTIGGTIVDASCGSGLFSRLFIKSGLYSLVVALDFSENMLKQCKEYVEHENISDERLALVRADISRLPFVNGSIDAVHAGAAIHCWPSPSCAVAEISRVLRPGGVLVASTFVEDIPLAIPILRIGRPYISRITGMNIFLSEAELEDLCRACGLVDFEFVRNGFYIMFSATKAS